From the genome of Trachemys scripta elegans isolate TJP31775 chromosome 2, CAS_Tse_1.0, whole genome shotgun sequence:
GTGTCCCTGGTTACGATGGGTGTAGCACTCGCAGAAGATTAGTCACACCTGAGCAGCAAATCTCCCCAACCCAGGGAAGGGTCACAAAGAGAAGACCATCCTTGAGTGTAGGTGCTTTGTTTTTCTCCGTTGAGGTGTGACCCATTCGCCCAAGCATGCTGGACAATGAGGAAATGAGCGGTGATGTGGAGGGAAGTATCTCAGAGCACAACATGACGGGGACAGAGGAGGGGCATTTATCACAAATATCAGTGCCGTGACTCAAAGAACCAGCTGGACCTGAAATGAGCGATTTACCAGTGAAACCTCCCAGCCCCTTGCGGTTGATGAGATAACTGAAACGGGCTATAAAGCACCCCAGGAGGAGGTGTCCCGTATTCTCTGTGCTTGGCTCATCCTCTGAAGATGAAGGCATTTCTGGTCATCCTGCTGGCTGCCGTCCTGTGCACAGAGCCAGGTAAGACATCCAGGAGATTCCTCCGTACCCCAACCCACCTCCTTACCGCCAAGATAAACAGCtctgggagtggctggagagaTCCTTAGGGTGTGTTTGCAGCAAAGAAAGAactactgaagtcactggctCCAGCTCCAAATATAGTGTATTGGCATTCTCCTGGACCACTTGGTGGttgatcacttgacgattacctgctctgttcattccctctgaagcacctggcattggccactgtcggaagacaggatactgggctagatggaccattggtctgacccagtgtgaccgttcttgtgttcttatggaCAGCAGACCGGTCCGTATAAGGATAAAGATGGTCTTCTGCATTCCTGATGGAAGTTTATGTGCTTGGGATTTGAGATGAGTGCTCATTTctagaatctatctatctatctatctatctatccccatacatccctcttctatctatctatctatccccatactgcccctcatctatctatctatctatctatctatctatctatctatctatctatctatctatctatctatctatctatctatctacactcCCTCCATTACCCTGGTATCTGACTACCCGACTACTTTTCTAATCTTTCTTTTTATGACTTTCCCCTGCCTCATACTACAGGAGGTTTCAGTTTACTGGCAGGTTTTCTTACTGCTTGGAGCGGCCTCACTTTGGAAACCAGTGAGATGCCTCGGGGCTTATTGACAGAGGGAgtttagagaagagcaacagaacgAAAACTGGACCGTCTAGCTTCTCTAAGTCATAgccaaagggggcaggtgacgtGCCTACAGAGATGTGTGGGAGAGGAATGGTTTAAGATGGCACAAGAGGGTCTGGCTAAGAATACTGAGATGGAATAAGCaagggaaaatttaggctgaagaGCTGGAAGAAGCATCCTGCCAGACTTCTTGGGCTGTGcaacagcctcccaagggaatGGGTGTTAGGCAAATTATTTATAGGAACCATCCTGCCATTCTGGGGGATGAACTGGGCAATCGAACAGAGCGCGTGCAATTCTACAGCTCTGCGCTCTGGAGCCTGGGTTACAGCTGGGAGAGACATGGGAGTCTGAGCCCGGGGCggtctttgttttatttgtttgtacagaTGCTAGCGCACTGGTGCTCTGATCCTGACAGGAGCCAGTCTGCACTCCGGCCACTTTGTTATTAATAATCATCCTCGTCCCACGAACCCTGCCGAAGGCACCCACCCCGCACTGCACAATGGCAGGCCTGGATGTTGCCCTAGATCTGGGAACTCTGATCCCCTTGATCCGAGCCTGCGAACCAAGGGGACCAGTGCACAGTTGGCATGAGATTAGATCAGCTTCCTGGATTCATTTTATCCTGGAGGTCATCTCCTTAGTCCTGGGTATAATTGACACCctctccccactctcctcccaccccccacacagaAGAACCATTACAGGTTATGGAGCTTGAGTAACCCTCTTGacatgggtggggagaggggaatgaatTCCCATCTCAGATCCCATGGGGACAGCTGCACCCAAAGGAGTATGGACCCCCTAGGGAAGGCCACATGGGTGTCCCACCTAAGGAGCTGGCTGAATCAATGTATCTCTCCTGTGTACGCCCCAGCTAGCCAGCCTTGCCTGGGAGCAGGAAGAACTTTATGCCACTGGCCTTCCCCTCCACGGGTGGTTGTGCTGGTGATTCAAAGCCAAGATTGGGAGGGGAAGCTGCATAATGGAACTTCCCTGCACTCGgcgaggaaggatggtctggtggtGAGGGTGCTAGACCTGGGTTCCATTTTTTGCTCTGCTACAGACATCCTGGAactcatcacttggcctctctgtgcctccgctccccatctgtaaaagggagataaTGGGGTACTGTCAGGGTATGAAAGGTtacgaggtgctcagatactgtgctgGTGGGGGCCAGATAAGTGCCTGAACTACATCAAGATGGGGGCGGTGAGATAAACCCACAAGAGTTTGTGCATATGGACTTaagcagggccagatttaggggcaggcgaccacctggggtgctgggctcagggctcggggtgctgtttttgttgttagcaacaaaagggaaaatagaacgtTTGAAGTAAAATATTTCGGGTATTCCGTCTGTGgcttcatttttcactaacctcctagaatgttctggacctttgtagaatcacgtggaaccttccagattttcagagaactacattttcctcgaacctcctagaatgttgtcaccACGCCCTCACGGGCATATAAGGGGCGGGGCGccaccagtcagtcagtgagatggGCTTCCAATGCTCAAAAAAATAAACTAGTCCAAAGTTTAACAAATGGTGGGGGGCTGGGACCGGCCCTGGTAAGGTAGAAGCTCCAGCCTTCTAGCTCCCCATTGAGGGTAAAGCAGGTATGTTAATTGAAAGTCCTCATGTCGAACACACCTGCCGTGCTGTTGGACTTTTCAGGTGCACGAGAGCAAGACAGTCATCAGGTGGTGCTGGGAGAATCAGAATAATAAAGGTTAGCCCCAGTATAGAGCGttatgttttcaaaagcactgccCTGACAGGTACTTCTCCTCCCATCACTTCTGGGAGGTAGGTAAGCGATTCCAGCCAGCGTAGTGCTGAACATCCAGGGACAAGgcaattggattttttaaagcacctaactcccatcgATAGGCACCTAAGCaccactgaggatctgggctttaaaCTGCGATTGTCTGTGCCTGCGTCATTGCCTTTGTTCAGTGCACTTCACCGTGCTGCAGAAATGTACGGCGTTGCGTCACGCTCCCCCAGGGCCTTCACACACGCCCGCGCGTATGAACCCTTTAAATTCACCCAGGACCATTCTACCCACTGGGATCCATTTCCAGAGGGAGATGAAGGGTATGTACAGACTCTGTGCTGGAAGGGGTTGCCAGAGAGCCGGTGTCACAAGTCACAACGCTGTCACGCGAACACTGGATCAGTCTACACCTTTGGGGCCTTCCTCCATCCATCCCTGTTAAATTAAACATTGATGTCCGATAGTTAATTACTACCATCACTCTCCAATCAGGAGCCGAATGACATGGTGCTCGGTGTTATCAAATACTTTGAAAGACATGGTCCATGTTCTCATTTACCAATAATCATCATCAGCATTAATAAACTGTTCTCTCCTTGATAGTCCTTATTCCTGAAACTATTTAGAGAGAacctgccccaacccctccaaAAATTGCCCATCTCCCGCCTCCTTCCTACACACGACTCTCTGGGGTGTCACCCACGGTAAAAATGGAGGGAGGGTCTTTTAAGCCACGGTTGACACTGCAATCGCCCTGTCTGCTTGGTAGTGCGCATGAGACTCCCCGTATTGCATTCCCTTCTAACCCATCTTCCTCTCCTGCAGGTGGTTCTTTGAAATGTTACACGTGCAAGACGCAGCTCAGCAACTCCAAATGTCAGACGGCGGTGACGTGTGCCAACAGCTCACAAGCATGCAAGACGGATGTGATCAGTAAGGCAAAGTCCCAGTTTGGTATCAGACACTGAAGGGGCTAACACACAGACATCCCCCTAGGATGTGCGAACAGATCCCCTTCCATTGCAGCCTTTCCGAGATCCCTGTCCAGGGGCTGGGTCTCTTAAAGGCACAGTGCTCTACAGGAGGAGAAATGCTGACTGGGAATGAGTGGGAGCCAAAGGCTTTCACTTTATTCACGAAAGGCAGAAAGCTAACAGGGATGCGTAGTGCGTGTGGCATACACTGCTTTCCTGCAGCAGCCTCTCTGCAGAAACCACTTCTTCCCCAGTGCCCAGAAGAAGAGGGTGGTGTTATATTTATATTGTGAAACCCAACCCATTAGGGCGTACCCCTCTCTGCCTGTCTGGAagtctctgggccagatcctcagctggggtataAACCAGCActgctccattgacgtcaatgcgTAGGACGCCCAGGGACACTGAAAGCAATTCTAGCTTTAGAAATTACCGGTTGGAGGAACACTAATATCCTCTGTTAACTCTTTCTTTCACACACAACTTCCCTGGGTTAGACAGGAAGGCTGTATggtttagtggttagaacagggacTCGTGAGTTCTGTATTGCTGGCTCTTCCATTAACTCACCAGGCCAGATTTGGTAGTGAGGACTTCACTTAGAGCTGGTCTATCCTGGGAGCTTACATCGGCCTAGCTACGTTTCCCGAGGGCGTGAAAACACCACGCCTCTGAGCACAGGCGCGGGAACTAGGGGTGCGGCAGGTGCCGCAGCATCCCCAGGTTTAAAAGTTTGCTGGTGCTGTCAGAACGAAGCAAGCATTATATCGCAATTCTTGAAAATCCCAGAGCTGCGCTGCACCCATGTGGTGTGAGCGGGAATTGCGCTTTTCCACATTGCTTTTGAAGACATAGATTACAGTTTCGttagctggctttcagcacccccactatcaAAAGGGTTCCAGTGCCTCTGGGAGACGTAGCTATACcgacctaagccctggtgtagacagcgctggctgatggaagaattcttccatccacctagccACCACCTCTCaggaggcagggagcgggggtgtgtggatggggcaggagtcccgggggtgccatcagggaacagggagggttggatggggcaggagtcccaggggggcagataggaggtgggggccgggccacgaccccctcccctaaccgcccctccatacaatttacgaaacccgatgcggccctcaggccaaaaagtttgcccgccccgtcTTAAACTCTCTTAGACCCACTTTCACTAATGCACCTATGTGTAAGGAAGTCTGAGCTTTTGTAACTTCCACACTGAAGGGCCAAGAAAAAGTTCGTTACAGCAGCTTATAGTGTTCAGCTCTGAATTTGATCCCCTGTGTGTCTCTGGGCAAATTGCTTTAGCCCCTGTATTACTCCactctcccatctgtaaaatggggataccaaTACTCCATtaactcacagggatgttgtgaagctaGCCGTGTTTATAACAGAGGAGCAGGACTGTCTCAGGCTCTGTGGTTGTACAGTGCTTGCCACAATGGGGCGCCGAACCCTGCACGGGGTCTCTGGagttataataataatgctttggaATCCTTGGCTAAGTGTGCTATAGAAAGGCAAAGGGTTTGTTATACTATGATTCAAGCATACACGCCCAATTAAACGGGACTTTTTTACAAGCCAGTTCCTCCAAGAAATGCAACCCGCTTTAtgttctttcccttctctttgtCACTCCTTTGCGTCGGCTCCTTCTTGTGGTCGCGGTTATGAACTGCCTCGGCTGATTCAATTCAGTGCGGCTTGGCTGTGGTAGTGTTTTAGAATTAGGGTTACCAgctagcaactgtgaaaaaacgggacagggggtgcggggtaataggcacctatatacgaaaaagtccccaaaaacgggactgtccctttaaaaacgagATGGCTGGTCGCCCTATTTGGAATCCCccgtgcagtggtccccaaacttttgactAAGGCGACCTACCAACTGCATGTTATCTCTTTTGGGGAACCCACCATtacagagagggagaaagaaacacAAAATCAAGCGATTTCCACACTGCTAGCACCCCTCCTCGGCCCCCTGCTgccacttcccttcccctccctagaCCAGCCCggctcccccagccctcctgctctcagtctcccagccctgccccctcttgTCAGAGGGGCCCGAACAACTTGTacagtgggggggctgagagccattgaaccaaactgtaaaccctggatatggtggaaaccacttcaagccagggggtgccccgcccgcacccctagttctagcacctatgcctagggtgaccagatgtcctgattttatagggacagtcctgattttggggtctttttcttatataggctcctattacccctcacccccgtcccgatttttcacacttgctgtctggtcaccctacctatgcCTCTTGTGAATAGAGACCTATAGCAGGGCACCTGCTCCACCCCTGTAATTAGAGGCCTTCAGGCCTTAAGTGAGAGTGGAAAACAGGTTACAAGGAAACAGAACAGCCCTCCAGGCTGTTTCTGTTCTGGGAGAGAATTAGCCTCACCTTCTTCAAGATCCTTTTATGTctgtgggtgaggggaggggctaaCTGAACAGCACCCACCGCAGAGCCCCCGCCCAGCAAGGGGGCCCCACAATCCCAGTCTTCCCCTCCGTCAAGGCGAGAAGAGCACCCTTGCCTCCATCCCAGCTCCCCTCCTGGGCCAGGCCCCCAAGCCCCATATTCTACTCTGCCTGGGAGAGAGTGCgatcctgccacacacacacacaccccgtgcagcagcccctgtcctgggggctgggcctggcttccAGTTCCAGGTGTTGAAAACTGGTGCATGGGGGTTTCCGTGCCagtcaggtttggcccagccacccctctgtcaCCGGGCCCCCAAACCTAAGTGGTGCTGCGGCCCCATGGACCAGGTTTCAGTGCCACTCGCTCAGATTTGGCCCGGCACCTCCTCCGTCATAACAGATGGGACGGCTGGGCCAAACCCGAGTAGTGGTGTAACGCCATGCACCAGGTTACACCACCACTCAAGTTGAGGGGCCTCTCCGGGAGGGGGTACAGGGCAAGCTACCCTTTTTGCCCCCACCTCCTTCTGGGTGaccctggtggggtgggggagtacTTCTGGGGCATGCACAGGGCAGGGATTGATgtcagggggaggggcagtgacaAGCAATCCATGTAGACCCTTTCCACGGCCCCCCGCCTAAAATGAAACCATTTTGTCTTCCTTCCAGACGTCGTGGGCCTTTTCAGTATCATCAACAAGGAGTGCGCTGCGTCGTGCGAGTTGAGCTTCCAGGACTTCACCGTGGGAAAGCAGAACGTTTCCTGTTGCAGTACCGACCTCTGCAACCGCAGCGGGGCGGGCAGCGTGGGCAGCAGCTACGCCACCATGGCAGCAGGGCTTACCGCCAGCGTCCTCTGCGTCCTTCTGAGGAACGGGCTGTGAGGCGTGGGGAGGAGGCCTTCAGCCTGACAGAATCCTGGCGCTTCCCCACTGCAGCTAGGATGCTAACCACAGGCCCCAGCTTCACGCTCAGCTCTCTCTCGCACGCTTATAGCTGGCTGCAGATGCCTCCCTAGCAAGCGCTTCGTTCCTGCTGTTAATTAAGAATcagaaactctgtgtgtgtgtgtgtgtgtgtgtgtgtgtgtgtgtgtgtgtgtgtgtgtgtgtgtgtgtgtgtgtgcctctgAGAAGGACGCACTGCTCGGCTGATGCATTTGTTGCTCCATCAAGTGCCTATccgtgcatgtgtgtttgtgggcCAGGGACACAGCTTTTGGCAGACACACATGCTTTGTCGCTGTTGTCGGGAGCATGTGTGTTATGTGAGCTACCCTTTACTGTTGTATAGCAAAGCAGATGGCATGAATTGTACATACAAaacagctggagccctggtccGTGACTCTGAGTTCCTAGGTGCGACtgctgtacaaataataaatgataacaaTAAAGGAAGGGAAGCCTTGGCGTGTTTTGGGGACCTGGTACCATGCACACCGTGTCTAATCAGCTTCTCGGCTGTCACGCTAGGAAAAGAAAGACCTGAGCTTGTCAGCAGCCCGCCAGCCTTGATTTATTGTTAACTCCTTCCATGCTGCTCTCTTTCCCCGACCCGGGCCAGGCccctggacagggccggctctaggttttttgccgccccaagcaaaaaaaattttggctgccccccaccccagccctgggctcccccacacacacccctgctgccccagtcctgggctctccccccccccccacctgcacccccctgctgccccagccctgggtcactggtagcTCGTTCCCAGGGCGGGTCATCAGCATCCCGCTCATGACACTAGTAAGTGTGGAGGCGGCATGCACCCAACTCCTTCCCGGCGCCCAGGGTGGCCctgactccgcccactcccccctcacctccagccggtccagtgctggcagggtcggggtaagcagcggggctcccgggccgcgcctcagcccagggtccctccagccaggactcctgcctccaggaccggccgggaatTGGGAGGGCAGAACCagggggaccgccccggcagggggctgaggagccggggcagggcaacCTCCGAGGGAGGGGCCGGCGGGGAACAGAGCTCCGGAGAGCGGGATGtgggccccgcacggcagcgccccAGGCACCTgtcccctctatggccccgctgctgctcctggccgccctgccgcagccCCTGGGCGGCTCAGGCCACTTCGACCAGCACCGACTGCGGCGTTGGGGGGTGGCCGCCCTGCGGCACTTGCAggcagctccgtgtgccccgtggggtggcccccagcccaagtgtcctgTGCTCCACGTGTCGGAGCCCGCCGGATGGTCCCCCCGGGCCCAGTGGCATGAACTAcagtggccccagggcgccccccacgcacgatgcgctgctgctgctggaccccaGTCTCGGGGCTAGCTTTGGCCACCCGCTGTGGCTCTTCCACCTGGACTTCGGCGTCAGCTTGGGGGCCGGGACAGCGTCTACCTGGGTGAGTGTCTACCTCAGGGCTGgcccccaaacaaaaacaacaacaacaaaaagaaggcccgaatgccgcccctgcaaatgtgccaccccaagcacctgcttacttTGCTGGTGcacagagccggccctgcccctggagACATTTTCACCGAGAGTACCCCAGCACTAGGATTGTCTGCAGTTGTTCCCCTCGTCTGCTGTTCTGAGTGGTAGTAGCACCCTCCAAAGCCACCCTCCCTTGTGGTCTTTGCTTCTCTCTCGCTACGTATCCTCCAGGCTACTCCCTGGTACATGTCTGAAGGCGGTGACGGGAACAAGCTTTGCTGCGTGGCTGATGAGGTGTTTCCCTTGAAGCAGCTCCGGGGTTATGCACTGGACAAGGAAGAGTAGAGAGAGTCAACAAGCAGGTGCATATTTTCCATCCCAGCTGCTTGATTTCtgagacacacacgcacacgcccAATACCACTGGCGAGCTCCAAGGGGAGAAGCCGGGGCTAGAAAATCACTACCAGAACCCAGAGAAGGGGAGATACAGAGACTTGTCTGGCCAGATTCTGCCGCACTGAGATGTTCTCAATACCACTCAGGAGCGGAGATGGGATCCTGTCTAGGTTCATCACAATGTTTCCCCCTCTCAGGACTGGGCCTGGGATTTCTGGGGGCCCCTGCAAAATAGCCCACCTAgattcctccctccttcctggggATCAGGAGAATTTCCCCTACCTCCCAAGCACATCCATGCCACCTCCTTGCTGCCTGGGAGCTCCCATTCAGGCCCTGGTAGCTCTCTCCTTCTCTCACATGTTTAAGGCTCTCTATTATCTAACATCCCTCCCAGTTTAAGTGGCAACTTCCTCCATAGGGAGCGGCTCAGGGCAATCTCTGGCATAGGAGTCCAACCTCACTGACAAAACCTGTTTGCCTGCCCACACCTACCAGAGTACACAGGCAGCCAGCTCAGAGGATTGTGGCTGGTTTGCGTAGGATGCAGTGCATTTAGGAGCAAGGTCAGCCTCGTTACGTAGGTGTGATGAGGGGGTCCCAGCTACTCATCTGCTTGTATTAGAAGACCCTGGTTAAGGCAGGTGATTGAGTAGCAAGTTGGCATATGCAAGGGGGTTCTTTGGTACTTTGGGTTCCCCCAAGGATCAAttctgggacctgtgctgttcaacatattcataaatgatctggaaaaaggggtaaacagtgagatggcaaaatttgcagactatagacaggtttcaggggggtcgccgtgttagtctgtatcaggaaaagcaacgaggagtccttgtggcaccttagagactaacacatttatttgggcataagctttcgtgagctataACTATATCCAATTAATAGATGATATACAATTACTCAAGAcacttaagtccaaagctgattcaGAAAATCtacaaatggatctcacaaaactgggtgactgggcaagaaaatggcagatgaaagtcagtgttgataaatgcaaagtaaagcacaatGAGAAATGTAATCCCAACTAcacctacaaaatgatggggtctaaattagctgtcaccactcaagaaagagatcttggagtcattgtggataattctctgaaaacatccgctcaatgtgcagcggcagtcaaaaaagctaaaaaaaaaaccacgttaaGAAtggttaggaaagggatagataataagacagaaaatatcataatgccactatataaattcatggtctGCCCATATCTGgactactgcatgcagatctggtcgaCCCCCTCTCAGAAAAGATATGGAAAagacacagagaagggcaacaaaaattattagggtatagaacagcttctgtactaggagagattaaaaagactgggatggtTCCGTTTAGAAAAGAAGTGACTAAGAGAGGATATGacagagggctataaaatcatgagttgtgtggagaaagtgactaagtgttttttaccccttcacataacacaagagccagggtcacccaatgacattaacaggcagcaggtttaaaacaatcagaaggaagtattttttcacacgccacacagtcaacctgtgaaccttgttgccaggggatgttgtgaaggccaaaagtataattgggttaaaaaagatctagataaattcatggaggatagggccatcagtGGCTAGTCCCTAAGagggtcaggaatgcaaccccatgctctgggtgctgtctctgactgccaggagctgggactggacaacaggggatggatcactcgataaattgccctgttctattcatttcctCTGACGCGCCTGGCACTAGACACTGTcaaaagacaagatactgggctagctggatgACATCCGTTCTTATGTCTCATTGGAAGCAGACATTGCTGAGTTCTAAAAACCTAACTCTAAGCACTTAGACAATAGACTAGGTGTCATGGCCCCTACTGaattcaatagcaaaactcccactcactTCCCTGGGGTCAGGCTTTCAATCACCGTGAACAACTCAATGAAAGCCTCTCGCCAGCCACGGTCAAAACCCAAACCTACTATGTTGGGGGGATGACGGATGTGA
Proteins encoded in this window:
- the PSCA gene encoding prostate stem cell antigen, with the translated sequence MLDNEEMSGDVEGRGGVPYSLCLAHPLKMKAFLVILLAAVLCTEPGGSLKCYTCKTQLSNSKCQTAVTCANSSQACKTDVINVVGLFSIINKECAASCELSFQDFTVGKQNVSCCSTDLCNRSGAGSVGSSYATMAAGLTASVLCVLLRNGL